A part of Abditibacteriota bacterium genomic DNA contains:
- a CDS encoding carbohydrate-binding protein — translation MRYLLLCLFLSVLAASLVRAGDLELWRSLCRPEGLPVEKGPSGVPMGGIGCGYVELGPEGFLVRNCMNNIHESYIGDPRGSFFAIREKTGGRTRTVRLQKDDDVLWGMKGAEDIDYSGMFPVADSVYTCGPLATRARMTSYSFLVPYSPGDSALPVVFFDFSLTNDSANKAELSLLFSFADVIGRGIKDTERWAEEGFRMDGNSSFWHFMTPPDTKASPMSVKGWTGASLDAAAPFRPSKLTLQNYNGHIALLSDGETSWGEYMLADKGAFDAFRETGAMKPCPVEPAPEPADKPAKALAVARQVELLPGETKRVFFALAWFADPVSPETLAAAKRHSGMSYDKYYHNYFDSIGSLLAYAIDRRERLLGETLAWQLPILRSSLPGWLKFKIINSGYTVYTNGVLTRDGDYTSLEGGMGGLGGTMDQKLSSNPFVYALLPQLDRNENMQFGNYPEPGGEISHFDVHYYDGINTHVKKEDGGIGQNSDMARAAGTQGSMVDNTGTWLLQLVKTYEQTGDGSLIRRYYPRIKAAMAFMEQRHNSLGFPDYNTTYDDHPHPKGFVYTAVLYPVMLEAARRAAVLCGDGEGAAKYAAMRQKALEGAEALFVEDGGYYAYGYDFGKDEPVKSQIHTGALAGQFISRLLGWDNLPYDRAKSSLAFTLSTAIGRAPGYYSPKAYDVEDDRYLDMQSSACWPFYQDSYVAMAAIQMGMVRDGLTLLEATQKVHADKGFLWTQSLWTPAFLTYMTAPVSWYVTQTLAGASVDVPGRTLTLGPARTADNTMLPLYFPDFWAELYINYPERRAQLKITRSRRVHVFETLQIRTGDDRRETAVLPAAFRTEKGAMLDLTPWFGALTACEGDPALLKPAPEYRTYYPELEPEGRGAKKETFSEGAPAESVIVADIDGSLTGDRTVYSGYLLPKYMEEYELCVVTDGAARLEINGRDLGAGGRYLFDQRKKYAFRLTAEKASRVRLEWESFSLTREKVPASRLYPPVEVGMPVYCADATELTGPVRVEDGHLGFIENGCHALLPPIDIPAGRYTLAAEVSSATEGGTLTVKSGDRTLCAIDVKNTGGWTSFREQTAAFDTEGSSGPLLLEFAGGSGYLFNVKTIELRKEKE, via the coding sequence ATGCGTTATCTCTTGCTGTGCCTGTTTCTGTCGGTCCTTGCCGCCTCTCTGGTCAGGGCCGGGGATCTGGAGCTGTGGAGGAGCCTGTGCCGCCCGGAGGGGCTGCCGGTGGAAAAGGGCCCCTCGGGAGTGCCCATGGGAGGCATAGGCTGCGGCTACGTGGAGCTTGGCCCGGAAGGGTTTCTCGTCCGCAACTGCATGAACAACATCCACGAGTCCTACATAGGGGACCCCCGGGGCTCCTTTTTTGCCATCAGGGAAAAGACCGGCGGACGGACCCGGACGGTCCGGCTGCAAAAGGACGACGACGTCCTCTGGGGCATGAAGGGAGCAGAGGACATAGACTACTCCGGCATGTTCCCCGTGGCAGACAGCGTATATACCTGCGGCCCCCTGGCCACCCGGGCGCGCATGACCTCCTATTCCTTTTTGGTCCCCTACAGCCCCGGGGACAGCGCTCTGCCGGTGGTGTTTTTTGACTTCAGTCTGACCAATGACTCCGCAAATAAGGCGGAGCTGAGCCTGCTCTTTTCCTTTGCCGACGTGATAGGCAGGGGCATCAAAGACACGGAGAGATGGGCCGAAGAGGGCTTTCGCATGGACGGCAACTCCTCCTTCTGGCATTTTATGACCCCTCCCGACACCAAGGCTTCCCCCATGAGCGTAAAGGGCTGGACCGGCGCCTCCCTGGACGCCGCCGCTCCCTTCAGGCCTTCCAAGCTCACCCTGCAGAACTACAACGGGCATATAGCCCTGCTCTCCGACGGGGAGACCTCCTGGGGTGAATATATGCTGGCGGACAAGGGCGCCTTTGACGCCTTTCGGGAGACCGGCGCCATGAAGCCCTGTCCGGTGGAGCCGGCCCCGGAGCCTGCCGACAAGCCGGCAAAGGCTCTGGCTGTCGCCAGACAGGTGGAGCTCCTGCCGGGGGAGACCAAAAGGGTCTTCTTTGCCCTGGCCTGGTTCGCAGACCCCGTATCTCCGGAGACCCTGGCTGCCGCCAAGCGCCACTCCGGGATGAGCTATGACAAGTATTATCACAACTATTTTGACAGCATAGGCTCCCTGCTGGCCTACGCCATTGACCGGAGGGAAAGGCTGCTCGGGGAGACCCTTGCCTGGCAGCTGCCCATCTTGCGCAGCTCTCTGCCGGGCTGGCTGAAATTCAAGATCATCAACAGCGGCTACACCGTATATACCAACGGAGTGCTGACCCGGGACGGCGACTACACCTCTCTGGAGGGAGGCATGGGAGGCCTGGGAGGCACCATGGACCAGAAGCTGTCCTCCAACCCCTTCGTGTATGCCCTTCTGCCTCAGCTGGACAGAAACGAAAACATGCAGTTCGGCAACTATCCGGAGCCCGGAGGCGAGATCAGCCATTTTGACGTGCACTACTACGACGGCATCAACACCCACGTCAAAAAGGAGGACGGGGGCATAGGGCAAAACAGCGATATGGCCAGGGCTGCGGGCACCCAGGGGAGCATGGTGGACAACACGGGCACCTGGCTCCTGCAGCTGGTGAAGACCTATGAGCAGACCGGCGACGGCAGCCTGATCAGGCGATACTATCCCCGCATCAAAGCGGCCATGGCCTTCATGGAGCAGCGGCACAACTCTCTGGGCTTTCCCGACTACAACACCACCTATGACGATCATCCCCATCCCAAGGGGTTCGTATATACCGCCGTGCTGTATCCCGTCATGCTGGAGGCGGCCCGCAGGGCTGCCGTCCTGTGCGGAGACGGGGAGGGAGCCGCAAAATATGCGGCCATGCGCCAAAAGGCTCTGGAAGGGGCGGAAGCCCTCTTTGTGGAAGATGGAGGCTATTACGCCTACGGCTACGACTTCGGCAAGGATGAGCCGGTGAAGAGCCAGATCCACACGGGCGCTCTGGCCGGCCAATTTATCAGCCGGCTCCTGGGCTGGGACAACCTGCCCTATGACAGGGCCAAGTCGTCTCTGGCCTTCACCCTGTCCACCGCCATCGGACGGGCTCCCGGGTATTACAGCCCCAAGGCCTACGACGTGGAGGACGACCGGTATCTGGATATGCAGTCTTCTGCCTGCTGGCCCTTTTATCAGGACAGCTACGTAGCCATGGCGGCCATTCAGATGGGCATGGTCAGGGACGGCCTCACTCTGCTGGAGGCCACCCAGAAGGTCCATGCGGACAAGGGCTTTCTGTGGACTCAGAGCCTGTGGACCCCGGCGTTCCTCACCTACATGACCGCTCCCGTGAGCTGGTACGTGACCCAGACCCTGGCGGGGGCCTCCGTGGACGTCCCCGGCCGGACCCTGACCCTGGGGCCCGCAAGGACGGCGGACAACACCATGCTGCCCCTGTATTTCCCGGATTTCTGGGCGGAGCTGTATATCAATTATCCCGAGAGGCGGGCTCAGCTGAAGATCACCCGGAGCCGCCGGGTCCACGTCTTTGAGACCCTGCAGATCCGGACCGGGGACGACCGCCGGGAGACCGCGGTCCTGCCTGCAGCCTTCAGGACCGAAAAGGGCGCCATGCTGGATCTGACTCCCTGGTTCGGGGCTCTGACCGCCTGCGAGGGGGACCCGGCCCTGCTGAAGCCGGCCCCGGAATACAGGACCTACTATCCCGAGCTGGAGCCCGAGGGCCGCGGAGCGAAAAAAGAGACCTTTTCGGAGGGCGCTCCCGCAGAGAGCGTGATAGTTGCCGACATAGACGGTAGCCTCACCGGAGACAGGACCGTGTATTCCGGCTATCTGCTGCCGAAATATATGGAGGAATATGAGCTCTGTGTGGTCACCGACGGCGCAGCCCGGCTGGAGATAAACGGCAGGGACCTGGGGGCCGGCGGCAGGTATCTCTTTGACCAGAGGAAAAAATACGCCTTCAGGCTGACCGCAGAAAAGGCTTCCCGGGTCCGTCTGGAGTGGGAGAGCTTTTCTCTGACCAGGGAAAAGGTGCCCGCGAGCCGCCTCTATCCCCCGGTGGAGGTGGGTATGCCCGTGTATTGCGCGGACGCCACGGAGCTGACGGGACCGGTGCGGGTGGAGGACGGACATCTGGGATTTATAGAAAACGGCTGCCACGCCCTGCTGCCGCCTATAGACATACCCGCCGGCCGCTACACGCTGGCGGCGGAGGTGTCCAGCGCCACGGAGGGCGGGACCCTGACCGTGAAGTCCGGTGACAGGACCCTCTGCGCTATAGATGTGAAAAACACCGGCGGCTGGACCTCCTTCCGGGAGCAGACTGCCGCCTTTGATACGGAGGGAAGCTCCGGGCCCCTGCTGCTGGAATTTGCAGGAGGCTCAGGCTATCTCTTCAACGTGAAGACCATCGAGCTTCGAAAGGAGAAGGAATAG